In a genomic window of Pseudoalteromonas xiamenensis:
- a CDS encoding carboxypeptidase regulatory-like domain-containing protein, with amino-acid sequence MITVLRHKRHIASVSLLLLMGSAQAALPEAVRQLANKYKQLNSHPHVSSTPIESTIPVGELLLLTVNLENQPLSDVFAIKSAQQALLGITTLTQILELPLDVSLENGEVTGWIYTQENQIHIKKTENALKLYRNGTLIGETNEFELADDDLYIEAKWLTDLLGLNFQFDYFGQALLAQPISTLPIQEKLWRQRRKASKVIDGQPASMPERRANYGLFSDPALDFQLFAKHQKDQDSLSYSMLARQDFAYVSGRFYLYGSKEDLLKSSRISFDRTLTSENPLTSIGIHRWEAGDIQPVQSGRLLNSAIGRGIKFDSDDSLLSPSQEQVSISGDIQPNWDVELYLNGVLVDKQTSTEVGRYEFNNIRLQFGINRLEIVKYGPFGEVARENREVYFDGKSNTPWQSRLNLSLIQPNRYLLNQNEASDLGDYQLSANYRLTLPFGLQTYVGVSQSYGAKEDVGQFSTGLQGNLANLAAWQLNYEQNDLQELWHSNLQTTVLKQNLTFSLEKNSQKNEPLKDSNSASLQLSGLLPFNIGYQQNIQYADVDGSDDLYFQNQLSMRVDDIQLNHQFSWRNSATLMRYGAMRISGFIEGYFTKFSASYDVSDHFDWTNYELNISKRLNEQWQAQWSIEHNALNNVNQYSIDLSWIIPQLMLTSSITYDKENDVGVNLLARTSLGMVTQDNAMILSSTPLSNAGSLIVRVFTDENVNGRYDQGEPLLPNVKVISRQSFRTAMTQNNGVAILKSLPPNKRTDIEIDFATLPDPFMVRADNGFSITPRAGLVEYADIPITLGGEIDGTVYDDTTGRAAAYVEVELVNAKGEVVSTTKSEHDGYYLFNEIRPGHYFARASATNKKAVGLSLAEFKFSSQGEIYTDVELAVRKPRKSAGYIAEVQQFSHLKLLKMYWKLLKKRFYGNASEVFYVQDPNSKHFKLAAGYFELESDAQTRCDALHTQNIQCVVEKVEIEL; translated from the coding sequence ATGATCACCGTCCTGCGTCACAAGAGGCATATCGCTTCGGTTAGTTTATTGTTGCTGATGGGCAGTGCTCAAGCAGCTTTACCCGAAGCTGTTCGGCAACTTGCCAATAAATATAAACAACTGAACTCTCATCCGCACGTCAGTTCAACTCCCATTGAGTCGACCATACCGGTCGGGGAATTACTTTTATTAACCGTTAATCTAGAAAATCAGCCTCTTTCCGATGTCTTTGCAATTAAAAGTGCGCAGCAAGCATTACTGGGTATCACGACCCTTACACAAATACTTGAATTACCGCTTGATGTGTCTCTCGAAAATGGCGAGGTAACAGGGTGGATCTATACACAAGAGAATCAGATCCACATTAAGAAAACGGAGAACGCGCTTAAGTTATATCGGAATGGGACGCTGATAGGTGAAACAAATGAGTTTGAGTTGGCAGATGACGATTTGTATATTGAAGCGAAATGGCTAACTGACTTACTCGGTCTCAATTTTCAGTTTGATTATTTTGGCCAAGCGTTGCTTGCGCAACCGATATCGACTCTGCCCATTCAAGAAAAACTTTGGCGTCAACGACGTAAAGCATCTAAGGTCATTGATGGGCAACCCGCATCAATGCCTGAAAGACGTGCAAACTATGGGTTGTTCTCTGATCCAGCCTTAGATTTTCAATTGTTTGCTAAGCATCAAAAAGACCAAGATAGCCTTTCATATTCGATGTTAGCACGACAGGATTTTGCCTATGTGTCGGGTCGTTTTTACCTGTATGGCTCGAAAGAGGATCTGCTTAAATCATCTCGGATTTCATTTGATCGTACATTGACATCGGAGAACCCTTTAACGTCGATTGGCATCCATCGTTGGGAGGCCGGTGACATACAACCCGTGCAGTCGGGACGTTTACTGAATTCGGCTATTGGGCGTGGCATCAAGTTTGATTCAGACGACAGTTTGCTTTCACCCTCGCAAGAACAAGTGAGTATTTCCGGCGACATTCAGCCGAATTGGGATGTTGAACTGTATCTCAATGGTGTATTAGTTGATAAGCAAACAAGTACAGAAGTGGGACGTTATGAATTCAATAACATACGTTTGCAGTTCGGTATTAACAGACTTGAAATTGTTAAGTATGGTCCTTTTGGTGAAGTCGCACGTGAAAACCGAGAAGTGTATTTTGACGGTAAATCAAACACACCTTGGCAAAGCAGACTAAACCTCTCGCTTATTCAACCGAATCGTTATTTACTCAATCAAAATGAAGCGAGCGATCTAGGCGACTATCAGCTTTCTGCGAACTATCGTTTAACCTTGCCATTTGGGTTGCAAACCTATGTTGGCGTGAGTCAATCTTACGGTGCAAAAGAGGATGTTGGGCAATTCTCAACGGGTTTACAAGGTAACCTTGCAAACCTTGCGGCTTGGCAGCTGAATTATGAGCAAAACGACCTACAAGAATTGTGGCATAGCAATTTGCAGACAACGGTTTTAAAACAAAACCTCACTTTTTCTTTGGAAAAAAACAGCCAAAAAAACGAGCCATTAAAAGACAGTAATAGCGCCTCATTACAACTGAGCGGTTTATTGCCTTTCAATATAGGTTATCAACAAAACATTCAATACGCTGATGTTGACGGGTCAGATGATCTTTATTTTCAAAACCAATTGTCAATGCGTGTTGACGACATACAGCTTAACCATCAATTTTCTTGGCGAAATTCGGCGACCTTGATGCGTTATGGGGCAATGCGGATCTCCGGTTTTATCGAGGGATATTTTACTAAGTTTTCGGCAAGTTACGACGTCAGTGACCATTTCGATTGGACTAACTATGAACTTAATATCTCAAAACGGCTGAACGAACAGTGGCAGGCTCAGTGGTCCATCGAACATAATGCGTTGAACAATGTAAACCAATATAGTATTGACTTGTCATGGATTATCCCTCAATTAATGCTGACGAGTTCTATTACTTACGACAAAGAGAATGACGTCGGCGTTAATTTGTTGGCGCGTACCAGTTTGGGAATGGTCACACAAGACAATGCCATGATCCTATCTTCAACACCGCTATCGAATGCAGGAAGTTTGATCGTTCGAGTCTTTACGGATGAAAATGTGAATGGTCGTTATGATCAAGGTGAACCATTGCTGCCGAACGTAAAAGTGATTTCTCGACAAAGCTTCCGAACCGCAATGACGCAAAACAATGGTGTGGCCATTTTAAAGTCTCTACCTCCAAATAAACGAACTGATATCGAAATTGATTTCGCCACCTTACCTGATCCTTTTATGGTGCGAGCAGACAATGGATTTTCAATCACGCCACGCGCGGGCCTTGTTGAGTACGCCGATATTCCAATCACCTTGGGCGGTGAAATAGACGGCACGGTTTACGATGATACGACAGGTAGAGCCGCGGCTTATGTAGAAGTTGAGCTTGTTAATGCAAAAGGTGAAGTGGTTTCGACCACTAAGTCTGAGCACGATGGTTACTATCTGTTTAATGAAATCCGTCCAGGGCATTATTTTGCGCGGGCGTCGGCAACAAACAAAAAAGCGGTTGGTCTGTCGTTGGCTGAATTCAAATTCTCAAGCCAAGGTGAAATATACACTGACGTTGAACTTGCCGTGAGAAAACCTCGAAAGTCTGCGGGTTACATTGCCGAAGTGCAGCAATTTAGTCATTTAAAATTGCTTAAAATGTATTGGAAGCTGCTTAAAAAACGATTCTATGGCAACGCTTCAGAGGTTTTTTACGTGCAAGACCCGAACTCAAAACACTTTAAACTTGCTGCAGGCTATTTTGAACTAGAAAGTGACGCGCAAACGCGTTGTGATGCGCTTCACACTCAAAATATTCAGTGCGTAGTAGAGAAAGTGGAAATTGAATTATGA
- a CDS encoding fimbrial biogenesis chaperone: MFLRRTLAFFLLLVSSFPTFANLSISPNRVVFSERDRVATIMLLNSGDQAVSYRLQWKNLAFDDLGNLINVDKPQGPLVENMIRVSPRHVTLAPNERQIVKLAIRKPKDLPEAEFRSYLNLVAQPIEMPEEKKSSGLHINLMISYNVPIIVRNSSQIPEVSIDKFTLPDSENIELVMSRRGPLSSSGNMTIEHVDTNGSKTVVARLNNANIYAEQSTSLFRLPLINHTQLPKHGKLVIRYEGNEQFKNHLFAERSFTL, encoded by the coding sequence ATGTTTTTACGCCGCACATTAGCGTTTTTCTTGTTGCTTGTTTCAAGCTTTCCTACCTTTGCCAACTTAAGCATTTCCCCAAATCGAGTGGTTTTCTCAGAGCGAGATCGGGTCGCAACAATTATGTTGTTAAACTCAGGTGATCAAGCGGTGAGTTACCGACTGCAATGGAAAAACTTGGCGTTTGATGACTTGGGTAATCTTATCAATGTGGACAAGCCGCAAGGTCCCTTGGTTGAAAATATGATACGCGTAAGCCCGCGGCACGTAACGCTTGCACCGAATGAACGTCAAATTGTCAAATTGGCTATTCGTAAACCCAAAGATTTACCCGAAGCCGAATTTCGCAGTTATTTGAATCTGGTCGCGCAACCGATAGAAATGCCTGAAGAAAAGAAATCATCTGGCCTGCACATCAATTTAATGATCAGCTATAACGTACCTATCATTGTACGAAATAGTAGCCAAATACCAGAAGTGAGTATTGATAAATTTACGTTACCTGACAGCGAAAATATTGAGTTAGTGATGTCTAGACGAGGGCCTTTAAGCAGTTCAGGGAATATGACGATTGAGCATGTTGATACCAACGGTTCGAAAACGGTCGTCGCGCGTTTGAATAATGCCAATATCTACGCTGAGCAATCGACTTCTCTTTTTAGATTACCGTTAATTAACCATACCCAGTTACCTAAACACGGCAAACTTGTTATTCGTTATGAAGGTAATGAGCAATTTAAGAATCATCTGTTTGCTGAGCGAAGCTTCACGCTGTAA
- a CDS encoding DUF4402 domain-containing protein: protein MSLTALIAISVLQPLSFGEIAIVKNSIASRLVVPRGGAPYSYGQIYIIEPGVPAEVLLYDGPANTELTIDVNFNDKMTSVFSTNQFTLRRLDYPTKVYTDSSGVATFKIGAELANSNNSEVYRDIDYATDFSITVSF, encoded by the coding sequence ATGAGTCTAACCGCTCTGATAGCGATTTCTGTGCTGCAACCACTTAGTTTCGGCGAGATCGCTATCGTAAAAAATTCAATTGCAAGCCGTTTGGTTGTACCAAGAGGTGGCGCTCCCTATTCATATGGACAAATTTACATTATTGAGCCCGGAGTACCCGCTGAAGTGTTGCTTTATGACGGCCCTGCAAATACTGAACTGACTATCGACGTGAATTTTAACGACAAAATGACGAGTGTTTTCTCCACCAATCAATTTACATTGCGGCGTTTAGATTACCCGACAAAGGTATACACGGACAGCAGTGGAGTGGCGACTTTCAAGATTGGTGCAGAGCTCGCAAATTCTAACAATAGCGAAGTCTATCGAGATATAGATTACGCAACCGATTTCAGTATCACTGTCAGCTTTTAA
- a CDS encoding DUF4402 domain-containing protein yields MNKTSALLAATAMGALSLAAHASTKTAQLAVSVKVKNTFTLEQGEPMSFGSLLAFADTSTTVDNQATIVMSPNPSTQPTLTSAGEAKFQVLESGTPGSFNVSGTAPYSSMLITAPASIEVTPTTAPPSAPKFTLSDFKFFIDGGENTGKAYDAATTPLISDVSGAVKFYVGGTLKTQARATQSMYQDGDYSGSVDVTVTYK; encoded by the coding sequence ATGAATAAAACCTCTGCTTTACTCGCTGCAACTGCGATGGGTGCGCTTAGTTTAGCTGCTCATGCGTCTACTAAAACGGCACAACTCGCCGTTTCGGTTAAAGTTAAAAACACCTTTACTTTGGAACAAGGCGAACCAATGTCTTTTGGTTCACTTCTGGCGTTTGCCGACACATCAACCACAGTTGATAACCAAGCAACCATCGTAATGAGTCCGAATCCTTCAACGCAACCAACTTTAACAAGCGCCGGTGAAGCAAAGTTTCAAGTGCTAGAAAGTGGCACACCTGGTTCATTTAATGTTTCGGGCACAGCGCCTTACTCAAGCATGTTAATTACAGCGCCAGCATCCATAGAAGTTACACCAACGACTGCGCCACCCAGTGCGCCAAAATTTACACTGAGTGATTTTAAGTTTTTCATTGACGGTGGTGAGAACACAGGCAAAGCCTACGACGCGGCAACAACGCCACTGATCAGTGATGTAAGCGGTGCGGTGAAATTTTATGTAGGTGGCACGCTTAAAACACAAGCCCGAGCTACGCAATCCATGTATCAAGATGGCGACTATTCTGGGTCAGTTGATGTTACGGTAACGTACAAGTAA
- a CDS encoding SPOR domain-containing protein — MEIETMKRNEDDAQITQKDLTELLEMKKDLAILVDELNIQKALSDKPYTNAQSLTRPSIGMVIAPDEQQVLAKYQQTISLNVGMFASEARALQQKNMFQQRYSSMFSPFTLNVSSHPENSQFYSIKVSGFSGEVAAIQFCKQLKKMNQSCVLNNSERKINL; from the coding sequence GTGGAAATTGAAACAATGAAGCGAAATGAAGATGACGCTCAGATTACCCAAAAAGACCTAACAGAACTGCTTGAAATGAAAAAAGATCTCGCTATTCTTGTGGACGAACTCAATATTCAGAAAGCGTTGAGTGACAAGCCTTATACAAATGCTCAGAGTCTTACCCGCCCGAGCATTGGTATGGTCATAGCACCGGATGAACAGCAGGTATTAGCAAAATATCAGCAAACAATATCGCTCAATGTTGGTATGTTTGCATCAGAGGCACGCGCATTACAACAAAAAAATATGTTTCAACAGCGGTATTCATCAATGTTTTCTCCATTTACCTTAAACGTTTCAAGTCATCCAGAAAACAGTCAATTTTACTCAATAAAAGTGTCCGGCTTTTCAGGTGAAGTGGCCGCTATACAGTTTTGTAAACAACTAAAAAAAATGAATCAAAGTTGCGTGTTAAACAACAGTGAAAGAAAAATAAATCTGTAG
- a CDS encoding metallophosphoesterase — MFTLKKSSAFTLALLLSSQAIASDNISFLAFGDGGYHPDYPKTKHIKNPRNKDAFIAAEKKDWLEDNRPLAEFDHAPIYVYPGTQTATEHTGALVVGQAMAALCKQSQCDFAIQLGDNIYPDGADAKDGKDDQKRMDDLIKKPLLPLFEQQPDLMVYSALGNHDWKSSRKGVELQLAWMGKEPNFTLGEKGYYRYKVGQPGNDVEFFVLDTNMLLSGQHYYDVPLKADGTEQGLASALASKQAEVEKIEKHETPLGGEDHTQLAWLAEGLKTSQAKWKIVYGHHVLWSIGGTKFNEAHVLRKLLLPELCQYADAYIAGHEHDLELLTDDCTRVLGHHDKPKLPLIISGAAAKMRGVHSPFANAQEAAYPEYDLVWNKPFVWGFAQIELDNTNDEMHVRFYSTPKEQTGELVNEATFTFPHRSK; from the coding sequence ATGTTTACATTAAAAAAATCGAGCGCATTTACGTTGGCATTGCTGTTATCAAGTCAAGCGATTGCGAGTGATAACATTTCTTTTTTGGCGTTTGGTGATGGCGGATATCATCCTGATTATCCAAAAACCAAACACATTAAAAATCCACGCAACAAAGATGCATTTATCGCGGCGGAGAAAAAAGATTGGTTGGAAGATAACCGTCCATTAGCGGAATTTGATCATGCGCCAATTTATGTTTACCCGGGCACTCAGACTGCTACTGAACACACGGGCGCACTGGTCGTCGGGCAAGCAATGGCAGCGCTTTGTAAGCAATCGCAATGTGACTTTGCCATTCAGTTGGGTGACAACATTTACCCAGATGGCGCCGATGCGAAAGACGGTAAAGACGACCAAAAACGTATGGACGATTTGATCAAAAAGCCACTGCTCCCCCTTTTTGAGCAGCAGCCGGATTTGATGGTTTATTCGGCGCTCGGCAATCATGACTGGAAATCCTCCCGTAAAGGCGTTGAACTGCAATTAGCTTGGATGGGTAAAGAGCCAAACTTTACACTGGGTGAAAAAGGTTACTATCGATACAAAGTCGGCCAACCAGGCAACGACGTAGAATTTTTTGTGTTAGACACCAACATGTTGTTGTCGGGTCAACATTATTACGACGTGCCACTTAAAGCGGACGGTACCGAGCAAGGACTTGCGTCTGCACTCGCGAGCAAGCAAGCTGAAGTGGAAAAGATAGAAAAGCATGAAACGCCACTGGGTGGTGAAGACCACACCCAACTTGCCTGGCTCGCCGAAGGATTGAAAACATCGCAAGCGAAATGGAAAATTGTGTATGGTCACCATGTGCTTTGGTCAATTGGCGGGACAAAGTTCAATGAGGCACACGTACTGCGCAAATTACTTTTACCTGAACTTTGCCAATACGCAGACGCGTACATAGCAGGTCATGAACATGATTTAGAACTACTTACGGACGATTGTACTCGAGTACTGGGTCATCACGATAAACCTAAATTGCCACTGATCATAAGTGGTGCTGCAGCCAAAATGCGGGGCGTTCACTCACCCTTTGCTAATGCTCAAGAAGCGGCCTACCCGGAATACGATCTCGTGTGGAATAAACCTTTTGTTTGGGGATTTGCACAAATCGAGTTAGATAATACGAACGATGAAATGCATGTGCGCTTTTATTCTACCCCGAAAGAACAAACCGGTGAGCTCGTTAATGAAGCGACTTTTACTTTCCCGCATCGTAGTAAGTAA